The genome window CCTGGATGAAACAGGTTTAACTATAGATTATATTATTTCTAATCACGCTGAACAGGATCATTCTGGTTCTATTCCAGCAGTTCTGGAAAAATTTCCAGATGCTGTTATTGTAACTAATCCTCAGTGTGAAAAACTTCTTAAAAGCTTTTTTGAACTATCTAATGCAAAATTAAAAGTTATTGGGGATGGAGAAACCCTATCTTTAGGTGATAAAACTTTAAAATTTATTTTCACTCCTTGGGTGCACTGGCCAGATACTATGGTGACCTATGCAATAGAGGATGAAATTCTCTTTTCCTGTGATTTTTTTGGTTCACACCTGGCCACTAGTGAATTATTTGGTCCAGAAGACATGTCACGTTTAATTCCATCAAAAAGATATTATGCTGAAATCATGATGCCTTTCAGGCCTATGATATTGAATAATCTCAAAAAAATAGAAGGTCTAGAAATTGAAATCATTGGACCTTCGCATGGACCTTTAATTTCAAATCCTACTGAAATTATGAATTTATACGCAAAATGGGCTTCTAATGAAACATCTAATCAAGTAGTTCTTCCTTATGTTTCTATGCATGGAAGCACGGAAATAATGGTCAAATATTTGATAGATGCTCTGATTAAAAGGGGCATTGAAGTAAAACCATTTAATCTGTCTAAGATGGATTTGGGGGAATTTTTAATAGATTTAGTGGATTCATCTACATTAGTTATTTCAGCACCTACTGTTTTGACTAAACCACATCCTTTCATGGCTCAAATTCTTTATCTGGTAAATGTTTTAAGACCAAAACTTAAATATGGTGCGATTATTGGTTCTTATGGTTGGGGAACTATGATGGAAGATGAAGTCAAGGGTTTATTAAATAATTTGAATATTAATTACCATGATACTCTATTAATAAAAGGTTTACCAAAAGAAGAAGACTTTAAAAAGTTAGATGATTTGGCAGATCAGATTTTAGAAACAATGGGGAATTAAACATCCATTTTTTTATTTAATTTTCTATCTAATATTTTTTAATATTTTATTTGAATTCAAATAGTTCCATAATCAAAATTTTGAGTATATGTAAATGCTTGACGGATGTTTTTTAAAATTAGATTGGATTTAAATCAATATTAAGATTAATAAAAAGAGGAATTAAAATGGTAAGTGAAAAAATGCAAGATGCTTTAAATGGACAGATGAATGCCGAAATGTATTCTGCTTATTTATATTTAGCCATGGCTGCTTATTATGAGGATTCGGATTTACCGGGATTTGCTAACTGGATGAGAGTCCAGGCCCAGGAAGAAATGACTCATGCCATGAAATTCTATGATTATTTGGTGCAAAGAGGTGCTCGGGTTGCTTTAGACACAATTGAGAAACCTCCATTCGATTGGGAATCTCCTTTAGATGTTTCTGAACGTGTTTTGGAACATGAAAAAAAGGTTACCGGATTAATTAATAATTTAGTAAATCTGGCCATTGAAGAAAAAGATCATGCTACCAATAATTTTCTGCAATGGTACGTTGCTGAACAGGTAGAAGAAGAAGAATCTGTAGGTTCTGTACTTCAAAAAGTCCGTTTGGCAGGAAATTCCTCTAGTGGTCTTTTAATGGTTGATACTGAATTGGCTAATCGTGTCTTTAATCCACCAGTAGCACAGAA of Methanobacteriales archaeon HGW-Methanobacteriales-1 contains these proteins:
- a CDS encoding MBL fold hydrolase, whose amino-acid sequence is MAVRIIKSGIYSVGAIDWDRQLFDELIPLPQGTSYNSYIVEGTNKTALIDTVDPTKTQELLDNLDETGLTIDYIISNHAEQDHSGSIPAVLEKFPDAVIVTNPQCEKLLKSFFELSNAKLKVIGDGETLSLGDKTLKFIFTPWVHWPDTMVTYAIEDEILFSCDFFGSHLATSELFGPEDMSRLIPSKRYYAEIMMPFRPMILNNLKKIEGLEIEIIGPSHGPLISNPTEIMNLYAKWASNETSNQVVLPYVSMHGSTEIMVKYLIDALIKRGIEVKPFNLSKMDLGEFLIDLVDSSTLVISAPTVLTKPHPFMAQILYLVNVLRPKLKYGAIIGSYGWGTMMEDEVKGLLNNLNINYHDTLLIKGLPKEEDFKKLDDLADQILETMGN
- a CDS encoding ferritin, translated to MVSEKMQDALNGQMNAEMYSAYLYLAMAAYYEDSDLPGFANWMRVQAQEEMTHAMKFYDYLVQRGARVALDTIEKPPFDWESPLDVSERVLEHEKKVTGLINNLVNLAIEEKDHATNNFLQWYVAEQVEEEESVGSVLQKVRLAGNSSSGLLMVDTELANRVFNPPVAQK